Proteins encoded in a region of the Onthophagus taurus isolate NC chromosome 10, IU_Otau_3.0, whole genome shotgun sequence genome:
- the LOC111428448 gene encoding cytoplasmic polyadenylation element-binding protein 1 isoform X1, translating to MMATVQQQPSSNIMDSLDTPGHILQTHSINALMQDDDFKNYVFDEADLLGLNSPRGLLGNSERYTSEDLSSPSPVRNLQRNMSNTSTSSSLPTYQSLYPKNSPPSYSTVGNPVSTTHDPSLIGNFFNWTPSTSGVSDSVSSTPDASLCDVLGNMCLNDVLQRNNTDVRSEFEMANLQNLQALQAIKYLQPSPFLNTLLRSGYPTATQLFDRWNNNSAWGGLFSLAGQVQENLQLDRAARLYRSAASVCDATCTWSGVLPQNTTMISKQGFSNKVFLGGVPWDITEQHLVQVFRQFGQIRVEWPGKEKQVSQPKGYVYVIFESEKNVRALLHACRHDIDCTGNCYFKISSKRMKSKEVQVIPWSLSDSNYMQSASQKLDPNNTVFVGALHGMLNAEGLAKIMNDLFDGVIYAGIDTDKYKYPIGSGRVTFNNSRSYMKAVAAAFIEIKTARFTKKVQVDPYLEDSLCSVCGVHQGPYFCRELMCFRYFCRSCWQWKHSQDLRHHKPLTRNPKNANNLDMGSVLTVT from the exons ATGATGGCAACGGTACAGCAACAG CCTTCATCGAATATAATGGATTCTTTGGATACCCCAGGGCATATTTTACAAACACATTCAATTAATGCCTTAATGCAAGAtgacgattttaaaaattatgttttcgACGAAGCAG ATCTTTTGGGTCTTAATTCACCACGCGGTCTTCTTGGGAATTCTGAGAGGTACACATCCGAAGATCTTTCTTCGCCATCTCCAGTAAGGAATTTACAG AGAAACATGTCGAACACATCAACAAGTTCTTCTTTACCAACTTATCAGAGTTTATACCCGAAAAACTCACCCCCaag ttacagTACTGTTGGTAACCCTGTTTCAACAACCCATGATCCTTCGTTGATTGGAAATTTCTTCAATTGGACACCAAGTACATCCGGAGTTTCTGATAGCGTTTCTTCTACTCCTGATGCAAGTTTATGCGATGTTTTG GGTAATATGTGCTTAAACGATGTCCTCCAACGCAACAACACGGATGTTCGTTCAGAATTTGAAATGGCAAATCTTCAAAATCTTCAAGCTTTACAAGCCATCAAATATTTGCAACCCTCACCGTTTCTCAACACTTTACTAAGAAGTGGTTATCCAACAGCAACTCAA CTTTTTGATCGTTGGAATAACAACTCCGCATGGGGTGGTCTCTTTTCGCTTGCCGGTCAAGTCCAAGAAAACCTCCAGTTAGATCGTGCGGCTCGTCTTTATCGTTCCGCAGCTTCTGTATGCGACGCAACTTGTACCTGGAGCGGTGTGCTACCTCAAAACACCACCATGATATCAAAACAAGGTTTTTCTAATAAAGTCTTCCTGGGTGGTGTACCTTGGGACATCACCGAACAACATCTCGTCCAAGTTTTTCGACAATTTGGTCAAATTCGCGTTGAATGGCCTGGAAAGGAAAAACAAGTGTCACAGCCGAAAGGTTACGTTTACGTCATCTTCGAGTCGGAAAAGAATGTTCGTGCACTTCTACATGCTTGCAGACACGATATAGATTGCACGggaaattgttattttaaaatttcgtcGAAACGGATGAAGAGTAAGGAGGTTCAGGTTATTCCATGGAGTTTGAGCGATTCGAATTATATGCAATCTGCGTCGCAGAAATTAGATCCGAATAATACGGTTTTTGTGGGAGCTCTCCACGGAATGTTAAATGCGGAAGGGTTAGCCAAAATCATGAATGATTTGTTTGATGGAGTTATTTATGCTG gtatTGATACCGATAAATACAAATACCCCATAGGATCAGGAAGAGTGACCTTTAACAATTCAAGATCATATATGAAAGCGGTAGCTGCTGCTTTTATCGAAATAAAAACAGCAAGATTCACAAAAAAG GTACAAGTTGATCCGTATTTGGAAGATTCTTTATGTTCAGTTTGCGGTGTTCATCAAGGTCCATATTTTTGTCGTGAATTAATGTGTTTCCGATATTTTTGTCGTTCCTGTTGGCAATGGAAACACTCGCAAGATTTAAGACATCATAAGCCGTTGACTCGTAATCCGAAGAACGCGAACAACTTAGATATGGGATCCGTTTTAACCGTAACTTAA
- the LOC111428448 gene encoding cytoplasmic polyadenylation element-binding protein 1 isoform X2, which translates to MMATVQQQPSSNIMDSLDTPGHILQTHSINALMQDDDFKNYVFDEADLLGLNSPRGLLGNSERYTSEDLSSPSPVRNLQRNMSNTSTSSSLPTYQSLYPKNSPPSTVGNPVSTTHDPSLIGNFFNWTPSTSGVSDSVSSTPDASLCDVLGNMCLNDVLQRNNTDVRSEFEMANLQNLQALQAIKYLQPSPFLNTLLRSGYPTATQLFDRWNNNSAWGGLFSLAGQVQENLQLDRAARLYRSAASVCDATCTWSGVLPQNTTMISKQGFSNKVFLGGVPWDITEQHLVQVFRQFGQIRVEWPGKEKQVSQPKGYVYVIFESEKNVRALLHACRHDIDCTGNCYFKISSKRMKSKEVQVIPWSLSDSNYMQSASQKLDPNNTVFVGALHGMLNAEGLAKIMNDLFDGVIYAGIDTDKYKYPIGSGRVTFNNSRSYMKAVAAAFIEIKTARFTKKVQVDPYLEDSLCSVCGVHQGPYFCRELMCFRYFCRSCWQWKHSQDLRHHKPLTRNPKNANNLDMGSVLTVT; encoded by the exons ATGATGGCAACGGTACAGCAACAG CCTTCATCGAATATAATGGATTCTTTGGATACCCCAGGGCATATTTTACAAACACATTCAATTAATGCCTTAATGCAAGAtgacgattttaaaaattatgttttcgACGAAGCAG ATCTTTTGGGTCTTAATTCACCACGCGGTCTTCTTGGGAATTCTGAGAGGTACACATCCGAAGATCTTTCTTCGCCATCTCCAGTAAGGAATTTACAG AGAAACATGTCGAACACATCAACAAGTTCTTCTTTACCAACTTATCAGAGTTTATACCCGAAAAACTCACCCCCaag TACTGTTGGTAACCCTGTTTCAACAACCCATGATCCTTCGTTGATTGGAAATTTCTTCAATTGGACACCAAGTACATCCGGAGTTTCTGATAGCGTTTCTTCTACTCCTGATGCAAGTTTATGCGATGTTTTG GGTAATATGTGCTTAAACGATGTCCTCCAACGCAACAACACGGATGTTCGTTCAGAATTTGAAATGGCAAATCTTCAAAATCTTCAAGCTTTACAAGCCATCAAATATTTGCAACCCTCACCGTTTCTCAACACTTTACTAAGAAGTGGTTATCCAACAGCAACTCAA CTTTTTGATCGTTGGAATAACAACTCCGCATGGGGTGGTCTCTTTTCGCTTGCCGGTCAAGTCCAAGAAAACCTCCAGTTAGATCGTGCGGCTCGTCTTTATCGTTCCGCAGCTTCTGTATGCGACGCAACTTGTACCTGGAGCGGTGTGCTACCTCAAAACACCACCATGATATCAAAACAAGGTTTTTCTAATAAAGTCTTCCTGGGTGGTGTACCTTGGGACATCACCGAACAACATCTCGTCCAAGTTTTTCGACAATTTGGTCAAATTCGCGTTGAATGGCCTGGAAAGGAAAAACAAGTGTCACAGCCGAAAGGTTACGTTTACGTCATCTTCGAGTCGGAAAAGAATGTTCGTGCACTTCTACATGCTTGCAGACACGATATAGATTGCACGggaaattgttattttaaaatttcgtcGAAACGGATGAAGAGTAAGGAGGTTCAGGTTATTCCATGGAGTTTGAGCGATTCGAATTATATGCAATCTGCGTCGCAGAAATTAGATCCGAATAATACGGTTTTTGTGGGAGCTCTCCACGGAATGTTAAATGCGGAAGGGTTAGCCAAAATCATGAATGATTTGTTTGATGGAGTTATTTATGCTG gtatTGATACCGATAAATACAAATACCCCATAGGATCAGGAAGAGTGACCTTTAACAATTCAAGATCATATATGAAAGCGGTAGCTGCTGCTTTTATCGAAATAAAAACAGCAAGATTCACAAAAAAG GTACAAGTTGATCCGTATTTGGAAGATTCTTTATGTTCAGTTTGCGGTGTTCATCAAGGTCCATATTTTTGTCGTGAATTAATGTGTTTCCGATATTTTTGTCGTTCCTGTTGGCAATGGAAACACTCGCAAGATTTAAGACATCATAAGCCGTTGACTCGTAATCCGAAGAACGCGAACAACTTAGATATGGGATCCGTTTTAACCGTAACTTAA